In a genomic window of Virgibacillus sp. SK37:
- the cyoE gene encoding heme o synthase: protein MGNESVSTTIPSDSERTTFSDIKSLIKGPVLIANVLPVFSGFWLALYFSGALITEQWPLFILTMLGSTLVMAGALVINNWYDVDIDEVMARTQNRPTVTGKIPLKIVLWTGIGLSLAGFVLLWFTTWEATLYAFIGWFTYVVLYTMWTKRKYTLNTVIGSISGAVSPLIGWAAIESAFHIVPIMLLAILFIFQMPHTFAIAIKKYEEYKAADVAMLPVVHGFSITKRQIVIYIACLLPLPFYLIQLGTFFITVATILNVGWLIIALRGLFMKDDQKWAHWIFLYSVNYITIIFVLAVLVTLPAFQ, encoded by the coding sequence ATGGGAAATGAAAGTGTATCAACAACGATACCAAGCGATTCGGAACGAACCACGTTTTCGGATATAAAATCACTTATAAAAGGACCAGTTTTAATTGCAAACGTATTACCTGTTTTCTCCGGCTTCTGGCTTGCCCTTTATTTTTCTGGAGCTTTAATAACAGAGCAATGGCCCCTTTTTATACTTACCATGCTTGGAAGTACTCTAGTTATGGCTGGAGCATTAGTAATTAATAATTGGTATGATGTGGATATTGATGAAGTTATGGCCAGGACGCAGAATCGTCCTACTGTAACAGGTAAGATACCACTTAAAATTGTGTTATGGACAGGGATTGGCTTGTCACTGGCAGGTTTTGTCCTGTTATGGTTTACGACATGGGAAGCTACATTATATGCCTTCATCGGCTGGTTTACCTATGTGGTTCTTTATACGATGTGGACAAAGCGAAAATACACATTAAATACGGTGATCGGTAGTATATCTGGTGCAGTTTCTCCTTTAATTGGCTGGGCTGCGATAGAATCTGCTTTTCATATTGTTCCGATTATGCTTTTAGCTATTTTATTTATTTTCCAAATGCCGCATACATTTGCGATTGCTATTAAAAAATATGAGGAGTACAAAGCGGCAGATGTTGCCATGCTGCCTGTAGTGCATGGGTTTTCGATAACAAAGCGGCAAATAGTAATTTATATTGCCTGTTTGTTACCATTGCCATTTTACCTCATTCAACTAGGAACCTTTTTTATTACAGTGGCAACAATATTGAATGTCGGTTGGCTGATCATTGCCTTAAGAGGGCTTTTTATGAAAGATGATCAAAAGTGGGCCCATTGGATATTCTTATATTCAGTCAACTATATTACGATTATTTTCGTTCTTGCTGTGTTAGTCACCCTGCCAGCATTTCAATAA
- a CDS encoding GNAT family N-acetyltransferase yields MEIKQGNHTFFIGEEDNPLAEISFIPGEGNEIIVDHTVVSEELQGQGVAGQLVERLVQYAREEGLKIKPLCSYAQKKLENTPEYQDVLI; encoded by the coding sequence GTGGAAATAAAGCAAGGGAATCATACGTTTTTTATCGGTGAGGAAGATAATCCTTTAGCTGAAATATCATTCATTCCGGGTGAGGGAAACGAGATTATTGTAGATCATACTGTCGTATCAGAGGAGCTGCAAGGACAGGGCGTTGCGGGGCAATTAGTCGAGAGGCTAGTACAGTATGCCAGAGAGGAAGGATTAAAAATTAAACCTCTATGCTCTTATGCACAAAAGAAACTTGAAAATACACCGGAATATCAAGACGTACTAATTTAG
- a CDS encoding excisionase family DNA-binding protein, with protein sequence MYKTIQETAEYLSMDIAKVSALVLEGKIRAIHDGNQYLINQDQFKTHFEDVEKYRQKIQEYLNEPIPEDIDVKDED encoded by the coding sequence ATGTACAAAACCATACAGGAGACTGCTGAGTATTTATCAATGGATATAGCAAAAGTAAGCGCACTAGTATTGGAAGGGAAAATCCGTGCCATTCATGATGGGAACCAATACTTAATAAATCAAGATCAATTTAAAACACACTTTGAAGATGTGGAGAAATATAGACAAAAGATTCAGGAATACTTAAATGAACCGATTCCAGAGGATATTGACGTGAAGGATGAAGATTAG